A DNA window from Sporosarcina sp. ANT_H38 contains the following coding sequences:
- a CDS encoding LVIVD repeat-containing protein: MRKTTKCQLFGSLLVTTLALGALYSLATPVNSASTSSAGNTVTFEAPRAGLNLNAPDAPLPFPKEEASHLPGEPVEPTPGSWGYDAKTGIFTHPTASPDNEGPHPFEGSLPYLDQNQYSKNMNVEAFYPYVIGWGHSWQATFDLEGRRYLYDYETDMYNVFDITDPKKVERIANKKLNVKDGDKQFGPMNVKYNKKLDKTIAVQCYEVPRYGVLTNKYLYPEQVEDIKNREMLRGFRIFEVTSPLFADWKLLSETPLDVNANASDLVQQGSGCQDVPVYSGDKYLFVAGAPDDSFSNTEYKSYLYSGAQMAYDVSDPSNPKLLSTWWAPGQRVGEEEAYNANPRAGNKTSWMGSRMPLFIPKPVEEGGKYGYAAMGGLGFWVIDISDPANMKAVSHIDMPLSVSGTEGDNIDVTKVETTGMVYYSGYPLGEDCHEPYKSIYAIDVSNPLKPKLASTLERPTPAESAPFTDYCQRRGSFGPKRSGYATINPGEPSQRFMPYAFYNAGVQVFDLANPNKPTIEAYFVPKMSGDIPNEDGITTRQSDHSNPVQSIFVEWDRNLIWAFSNHGMYVLSSPVLGDPVTGLPKPKDKEESDM, encoded by the coding sequence ATGAGAAAAACGACAAAGTGCCAACTTTTTGGTAGTTTACTTGTTACAACTCTTGCTTTAGGCGCACTTTACTCACTAGCGACACCGGTAAATAGCGCATCTACATCTTCAGCAGGTAACACTGTCACCTTCGAAGCACCGCGTGCTGGACTCAACCTAAATGCACCAGACGCGCCCTTGCCATTTCCAAAAGAGGAAGCATCTCATCTACCAGGAGAACCGGTTGAACCGACACCAGGAAGTTGGGGTTATGATGCTAAAACTGGTATATTCACACACCCGACAGCATCACCTGATAACGAAGGGCCACACCCCTTTGAAGGCAGTCTCCCATATCTTGATCAGAACCAGTATTCTAAAAATATGAATGTCGAAGCTTTCTATCCCTACGTTATAGGGTGGGGACATAGCTGGCAGGCTACCTTCGATTTAGAAGGACGTCGTTACCTATACGACTATGAAACTGATATGTACAATGTTTTTGATATTACTGACCCTAAAAAGGTTGAGCGCATTGCGAATAAGAAGTTAAATGTAAAAGATGGCGATAAGCAATTTGGTCCTATGAACGTCAAATACAATAAGAAATTAGACAAGACTATTGCCGTACAATGCTATGAGGTTCCACGTTACGGTGTGTTAACAAATAAATATCTATATCCGGAGCAAGTAGAAGACATTAAAAACAGAGAAATGCTTCGTGGTTTCCGAATTTTTGAGGTTACTAGTCCATTGTTTGCAGATTGGAAGTTACTTTCGGAAACACCGCTAGATGTCAATGCAAATGCTAGTGATTTAGTGCAGCAGGGATCTGGTTGCCAGGATGTCCCGGTATATTCAGGGGATAAATACTTGTTTGTAGCAGGTGCACCTGATGACAGTTTTAGTAACACGGAGTACAAGAGTTATCTATATTCAGGCGCACAAATGGCCTATGATGTTTCCGATCCTTCTAATCCAAAACTGCTATCTACTTGGTGGGCACCCGGACAACGTGTTGGAGAAGAAGAGGCATATAATGCCAACCCTCGTGCCGGAAATAAAACCAGTTGGATGGGTTCACGGATGCCGCTATTCATCCCCAAACCGGTCGAAGAAGGTGGGAAATACGGCTACGCAGCAATGGGCGGATTAGGATTTTGGGTAATTGATATATCCGACCCCGCAAACATGAAAGCGGTTTCACATATTGACATGCCTTTGAGCGTAAGTGGTACTGAAGGCGACAATATCGATGTTACTAAAGTCGAAACAACTGGTATGGTCTACTATAGCGGATATCCTCTTGGTGAGGACTGTCATGAACCATACAAAAGTATTTATGCTATCGACGTGAGTAATCCGCTCAAACCTAAACTTGCGAGCACACTAGAGCGTCCAACTCCAGCGGAATCAGCACCTTTCACAGATTACTGTCAGCGACGTGGTAGCTTCGGTCCAAAGCGTAGCGGTTACGCAACAATTAATCCTGGAGAGCCTAGCCAACGCTTTATGCCCTATGCTTTCTACAATGCCGGTGTACAAGTGTTTGACCTAGCAAATCCAAACAAACCTACAATTGAGGCATACTTCGTACCGAAGATGTCTGGTGATATTCCTAACGAAGACGGAATAACGACAAGACAAAGTGATCACTCTAACCCAGTGCAAAGCATATTCGTCGAGTGGGATCGCAATTTAATTTGGGCCTTCTCGAATCACGGCATGTACGTGCTGTCGTCACCAGTCCTCGGCGATCCAGTCACAGGTTTGCCTAAACCAAAAGACAAAGAAGAATCTGACATGTAA
- a CDS encoding biotin transporter BioY yields the protein MTESSYKLRMMIISALFATIISVLAQVTIPLPLVPITGQTLAIGLAATILGARYGTLSVLIYLCMGAIGLPVFAQMSGGLGILVGPTGGYLIGFIPTALIIGYFLEKTSFTVKHAIIANIIGTFIALTFGTVWLKFIANLSWTAAFTGGFAPFLLVGLIKATLAAWAGIAVRNRLKSTNLLYTWSTEVK from the coding sequence ATGACGGAATCAAGTTATAAACTACGAATGATGATTATTTCAGCACTATTCGCAACTATTATCAGTGTATTGGCACAAGTCACTATTCCATTACCACTTGTACCAATTACAGGACAAACGCTAGCCATTGGACTTGCTGCGACAATATTAGGAGCACGATATGGTACTTTGTCAGTCCTCATTTATTTATGTATGGGTGCAATAGGTTTACCGGTATTCGCACAGATGTCTGGCGGCTTAGGAATTCTAGTCGGGCCTACTGGTGGATATTTGATTGGTTTCATTCCAACTGCACTTATAATCGGTTATTTCCTTGAAAAAACGAGTTTTACGGTTAAACATGCAATCATCGCAAATATAATTGGTACGTTTATTGCATTAACTTTTGGAACGGTTTGGCTAAAATTCATTGCAAATCTTTCTTGGACTGCAGCATTTACAGGTGGATTTGCACCTTTTCTTCTTGTCGGTCTCATTAAAGCCACATTGGCTGCGTGGGCTGGTATCGCCGTTAGAAATAGATTGAAATCAACAAATCTATTATACACATGGAGCACTGAAGTAAAATAA
- a CDS encoding ABC transporter substrate-binding protein: MKKVWLFVILTLLLTACSTDQSKESKKKAELEKIQFVLDWTPNTNHTGLYVAQEKGFFDEEGLDVEIMLPGEAGADQLVAAGKAQFGISAQESLTAARTQDIPIISIGAILQHNTSGFASLKKNSIESPKDYEGKTYGGWGAPVEQAIISSLMEKEHADANRVEYINMGNSDFFTAVERDIDFAWIYYAWTGVEAELRGIDLNMQYLKDFSDQLDYYTPVITTNEKMISDNPDTVHAFMRAVAKGYEFAIDNPDEAASILSKAAPDLDEELVKASQQWISPKYKDDASRWGEQKLSTWKGYAEWMTKNNLLDDEFIPEDAFTNEFLPK, encoded by the coding sequence TTGAAAAAAGTTTGGTTGTTCGTCATTCTGACTTTATTACTTACAGCATGTAGTACCGATCAAAGTAAGGAGTCGAAGAAAAAGGCCGAATTGGAAAAAATCCAATTTGTACTCGATTGGACACCGAATACCAACCATACGGGCTTGTACGTTGCACAGGAAAAAGGTTTTTTTGATGAAGAAGGACTTGATGTGGAAATTATGTTACCGGGCGAAGCGGGTGCTGACCAACTTGTTGCAGCAGGTAAAGCGCAATTTGGAATCAGTGCACAAGAATCGCTAACAGCAGCACGCACACAAGATATACCAATTATTTCTATAGGGGCTATTCTCCAACATAACACTTCGGGGTTTGCCTCTTTGAAAAAAAACAGCATTGAATCACCAAAAGATTACGAAGGAAAAACATATGGTGGTTGGGGTGCTCCAGTCGAACAGGCAATCATCTCATCACTAATGGAAAAAGAACATGCAGATGCCAATCGAGTTGAATACATCAACATGGGCAACTCTGACTTTTTCACAGCAGTCGAACGTGATATTGACTTTGCATGGATTTACTATGCGTGGACAGGAGTTGAAGCAGAACTTCGTGGTATCGACTTAAATATGCAGTATTTAAAAGATTTCTCGGATCAACTCGACTATTACACACCAGTCATTACGACAAATGAAAAAATGATTAGCGACAATCCAGACACCGTCCACGCTTTTATGCGAGCAGTTGCGAAAGGTTATGAATTTGCAATTGATAATCCGGATGAAGCGGCATCAATTTTATCGAAGGCGGCTCCTGACCTTGACGAAGAACTTGTCAAAGCGAGTCAGCAATGGATTTCACCAAAATATAAAGACGATGCATCTCGTTGGGGTGAACAAAAGCTTTCTACTTGGAAAGGCTACGCAGAATGGATGACCAAAAATAACTTACTCGACGACGAGTTTATCCCGGAAGATGCATTTACAAATGAATTTTTACCTAAATAA
- a CDS encoding MTH1187 family thiamine-binding protein, producing MTNALVSIQIIPKTPNGEDVIPYVDAAIAIIDEAGIPYQVSPLETTMEGNLTDLLGIVQKMNERMIELGSLSIISQVKIFYKPDGASMAKLTEKYR from the coding sequence ATGACAAACGCATTAGTTAGTATTCAAATCATACCGAAAACTCCGAATGGAGAAGATGTGATTCCCTACGTTGACGCCGCCATCGCCATCATTGATGAAGCAGGTATCCCTTATCAAGTATCTCCGCTAGAAACCACGATGGAAGGTAACTTGACAGACCTACTTGGGATTGTACAAAAAATGAATGAACGGATGATTGAATTAGGCTCGCTGAGTATCATTTCACAAGTGAAAATATTTTATAAGCCGGATGGTGCATCAATGGCTAAATTGACGGAGAAATACCGTTGA
- a CDS encoding ABC transporter permease, with translation MKNILKKGWRPTLVIILLLGLWEIAGRIFEIPAWLLPVPSQVWQEAILGWQHYSDHILSTIRLTLTGYMIGMIVGLTVAIFLFRLPILQEAFYPLLILSQNIPTIVLAPLLVIWFGFGMLPKVIVIVLVCFFPITIATLDGFRQTDRDLLHYMKMSGATNRQVFWKLQWPHALPSIFSGLKIAGTYSVMGAVISEWLGANKGIGVYMTLASSSFKTDRVFVAILLIMILSLTFFAIIALIEKWLLTWQRQGGNSSNG, from the coding sequence TTGAAGAACATTTTGAAAAAAGGATGGCGGCCAACATTGGTCATCATCCTTTTACTTGGCCTATGGGAAATAGCTGGTCGCATTTTCGAAATCCCAGCATGGTTGCTACCAGTTCCCTCTCAAGTGTGGCAAGAGGCAATTCTTGGATGGCAGCATTATTCCGACCATATCTTATCAACCATCCGTCTCACGCTTACAGGTTATATGATTGGAATGATTGTCGGCCTAACGGTTGCGATATTCCTATTCCGTCTACCCATTTTACAGGAAGCTTTTTATCCACTACTCATCTTGTCACAAAATATTCCAACCATTGTTTTGGCACCTTTGCTAGTTATCTGGTTCGGATTCGGCATGCTGCCGAAAGTCATCGTCATTGTACTCGTTTGCTTTTTCCCAATCACTATTGCAACATTGGACGGTTTCCGGCAAACCGACCGAGACCTGTTGCATTATATGAAAATGTCAGGTGCGACGAATCGACAAGTTTTTTGGAAGTTGCAATGGCCACATGCACTCCCTTCCATATTTTCCGGTTTAAAAATTGCAGGTACATATAGCGTCATGGGAGCTGTTATTTCAGAATGGCTCGGTGCGAATAAAGGAATTGGTGTGTATATGACGCTTGCCTCTTCTTCCTTTAAAACGGATCGTGTGTTTGTTGCAATTTTACTTATTATGATTTTAAGCTTAACATTTTTCGCCATTATTGCACTCATTGAGAAATGGCTATTAACATGGCAACGGCAAGGAGGGAATTCTTCCAATGGGTAA
- a CDS encoding ABC transporter ATP-binding protein → MGKLSLQHIAKSYGEDHVLQDVSFHVDDGEFVTIVGPSGSGKSTLFQLIGGLYAPDNGAIELDGKSLNNSRGHISYMPQNPSLFPWRTILQNVLLSSEIAGQKDTGTALELIEKAGLSGYEQSYPHQLSGGMKQRVAFIRSLNSPQSIICLDEPFSALDEFTRFEMQDWLLSIWEEYRKSIVFITHNIEEALYLSDRILILSDKPASIQKEIIVPFPRPRTEGILLDEQFMKLKREIHNELRGR, encoded by the coding sequence ATGGGTAAGTTAAGTTTGCAGCATATAGCAAAGTCTTATGGTGAAGATCATGTTCTTCAAGATGTTTCATTTCATGTGGATGACGGAGAGTTTGTTACGATTGTCGGTCCATCTGGCAGTGGTAAAAGCACATTGTTCCAACTAATCGGTGGACTATATGCACCGGACAACGGTGCGATTGAGCTAGATGGGAAAAGTCTAAACAACTCCCGCGGACACATTAGCTATATGCCACAAAACCCTTCATTGTTTCCATGGCGAACCATTTTACAAAACGTCTTATTGAGTTCCGAAATTGCCGGTCAAAAAGATACGGGTACTGCATTGGAACTGATTGAAAAAGCAGGACTTAGTGGGTATGAACAATCCTATCCACACCAATTATCAGGTGGCATGAAACAACGAGTGGCTTTCATTCGAAGTCTCAACAGCCCACAGTCCATTATCTGTTTAGACGAACCTTTCTCGGCTCTTGATGAATTCACGAGGTTTGAGATGCAAGATTGGCTACTTTCCATTTGGGAGGAATACAGAAAATCAATCGTGTTCATTACACATAATATCGAAGAAGCACTTTATTTATCAGACCGAATTCTTATCCTTTCAGATAAACCGGCATCCATCCAAAAGGAAATTATCGTTCCTTTTCCACGACCACGCACCGAAGGTATTTTATTGGATGAGCAATTTATGAAATTAAAAAGGGAGATTCATAATGAACTACGAGGTAGATGA
- a CDS encoding TatD family hydrolase: MNYEVDDKIAIIDAHIHLDQYKKSEQRTIIDYLEHPSSALNGIISVSMDLVSSINNMKLAQSHSRIHPAFGYHPEQEPPSDEVLLELFSFMQKNKDQMVAIGEVGLPYYLKEKKPALQLEPYIEALEAFIDKAKTWNKPLVLHAIYEDAETVCDMLEKHSVSKAHFHWFKGAHSTIERMIRNGYYVSVTPDCVYEHEIQMLIKQYPIDRLMVETDGPWFFSGPFENEMTHPTMMHKSILKIASVKKMDYRDVYQHIYDNTKRFYLC; this comes from the coding sequence ATGAACTACGAGGTAGATGACAAGATTGCAATAATTGATGCGCACATCCATCTTGACCAATATAAAAAATCAGAACAAAGAACTATCATTGACTATTTGGAGCACCCGTCCTCTGCATTAAATGGGATAATTAGCGTTTCGATGGATCTAGTTTCAAGTATCAACAACATGAAACTTGCGCAATCCCATTCTCGCATCCATCCCGCCTTTGGTTATCATCCTGAGCAGGAGCCACCGTCAGATGAAGTACTACTGGAACTTTTTTCTTTTATGCAAAAAAATAAAGATCAGATGGTCGCAATCGGTGAAGTTGGACTCCCCTATTATTTGAAGGAAAAGAAGCCTGCACTACAACTCGAGCCTTATATTGAAGCGCTTGAAGCGTTTATTGATAAAGCAAAAACGTGGAATAAACCGCTTGTTCTCCACGCTATTTATGAAGATGCGGAAACTGTATGCGATATGCTGGAAAAGCATTCTGTGAGTAAAGCCCATTTCCATTGGTTCAAAGGAGCGCATTCGACTATTGAACGAATGATCCGGAATGGGTATTATGTATCTGTGACGCCCGATTGCGTTTATGAACATGAAATCCAAATGCTGATTAAGCAATACCCGATTGATCGTTTAATGGTCGAAACAGATGGTCCATGGTTTTTCTCGGGTCCATTTGAAAATGAGATGACGCATCCAACTATGATGCACAAATCCATTTTAAAAATTGCATCTGTGAAAAAAATGGATTACCGTGATGTATATCAACATATTTACGACAACACAAAAAGATTTTACCTTTGTTGA